In the Syntrophus aciditrophicus SB genome, CAACGGAGCAGATCCTTACGAGAACGACGGCCGGATTTACGAGATATCCTTCCCGCCACTGGAGCCCTCGGACAATCTGGCTCCGGTGGTGAATGCGGGAGCAGATCAGACGATCACGTTTCCCGGCAGTGCAGCCCTTGCCGGCACGGCTTCGGACGACGGCCTGCCCAGTCCGCCCGCGACGCTTACCTATTCCTGGAGCAAAGTCAGCGGGCCGGGGACGGTGACCTTCGGCAGCGCCTCTTCGCTTGCGACGACGGCGAGCTTCTCGGCAGCGGGGACTTACACCCTGCGCCTGACGGTCTCCGACAGCGCTCTGTCGTCGAGCGACGACATAGTCGTGACGGTGAACGACAGTGGGGGGACAGAACCCCAGAGCTTCTCCGTGCGCGTTTCGGCTGGCAGCGACGATGCGGAAGAGTTTACCGCCTCGAACGGCTGGATATATCTCACCGGCAATGATCTCGAACTGATTCATGACAGTGAAGATCAGATTGTGGGCATGCGTTTCAACAGCATCCCCGTTCCGGCAGGGGCAACGATTCTCGATGCCCGCGTTCAGTTCACGGTCAAGGACGCCACAACCGGGGTCTGCAGCCTGGTGATTCGAGGGGAGGCTGCAGACCATGCCACGACCTTCACCACAACCCGCTACAACATCAGCAGCCGGCTGCTCACTTCCGCCGCGGTGAACTGGACTCCCGCGGCCTGGACCGCGGTGGGCGCAGCGGGTCCGGACCAGCAGACCCCCAATCTGAGCTCTATCCTGCAGGAGATCGTCAGCCGTCCCGGCTGGCAGTCGGGCAACAGCCTGGCGCTGATCGTCACAGGCTCAGGCACGCGAACCGCCTCCGCTTATGAGCGTTCGGCGAGTCAAGCGCCGCAGCTCCTGGTCACATATTCGACCTCATCCCAGCCCACAAATCAGATGCCTGTTGCCAACGCACAGTCGGTGTCGACAGCCGAGAATATGGCGAAAGCGATTACCCTGACGGGCAGCGACCCGGATGGGGATTCACTGATCTACAGTGTGGTGACAGCCCCGGCACACGGCACACTGAGCGGAACGGCGCCAAATCTGACGTACACGCCGTCTTTCAACTACAGTGGTTCGGACAGCTTCACCTTCAAGGTGAATGACGGCACGGCGGATTCGGCCCCGGCGACGGTTTCGATCACAGTGACGGAGGCGGCGAACAATCCGCCTGTTGCCAATGCACAGTCGGTGTCGACAGCCGAGAATACGGCGAAAGCGATCACCCTGACGGCTAGCGACCCGGATGGGGATTCACTGACCTACGTCGTGGTGACAGCCCCGTCACACGGTACGCTGAGCGGAACAGCGCCTGATCTGACTTACACGCCGGCTTCCGGCTACAGTGGTTTGGACAGCTTCACCTTCAAGGTGAATGACGGCACGGTGGACTCAGCCTCGGCGACGGTTTCGATCACGGTTACGGCGGTGAACGACGCACCGGTGGCTAACGCGCAGTCGGTGTCGACGGCTGAGGATACGGCGAAAGCGATTACCCTGACGGGCAGCGACCCGGATGGAGATTCTCTGACCTACAGTGTGGTGACATCCCCGTCACACGGTACG is a window encoding:
- a CDS encoding Ig-like domain-containing protein — encoded protein: MKATRYFLAVLAALFAFSGFFAPAVLAAETVTAVLERITLTSEFSPPSPDPAGIVYLSDYNTLLISDCEVDEMPPYFTGKNLFEATLGGSLLGTLTTTSFSDEPTGVAYDPSTRRLFVSDDNKGRIWIVKPGDDGVYNTEDDVLTNFRTSSFGIVDPEDVVFDSWRDHLVVIDGTGEEVWDISPGANGVFDGASGDDQASHFDTEAMGIHDPEGIAFDTNNGHLYLLSSKCDRIAETTISGTLIRYIDISRLKSSYAASMCAGLTYAPSSSTSGKMNLYMVTRGVDNGADPYENDGRIYEISFPPLEPSDNLAPVVNAGADQTITFPGSAALAGTASDDGLPSPPATLTYSWSKVSGPGTVTFGSASSLATTASFSAAGTYTLRLTVSDSALSSSDDIVVTVNDSGGTEPQSFSVRVSAGSDDAEEFTASNGWIYLTGNDLELIHDSEDQIVGMRFNSIPVPAGATILDARVQFTVKDATTGVCSLVIRGEAADHATTFTTTRYNISSRLLTSAAVNWTPAAWTAVGAAGPDQQTPNLSSILQEIVSRPGWQSGNSLALIVTGSGTRTASAYERSASQAPQLLVTYSTSSQPTNQMPVANAQSVSTAENMAKAITLTGSDPDGDSLIYSVVTAPAHGTLSGTAPNLTYTPSFNYSGSDSFTFKVNDGTADSAPATVSITVTEAANNPPVANAQSVSTAENTAKAITLTASDPDGDSLTYVVVTAPSHGTLSGTAPDLTYTPASGYSGLDSFTFKVNDGTVDSASATVSITVTAVNDAPVANAQSVSTAEDTAKAITLTGSDPDGDSLTYSVVTSPSHGTLSGTAPDLIYTPASNYSGSDSFTFKVNDGTVDSSPATVSITITAVNDAPVANPQSVTTPANMSTTITLTGSDPDGDKLTYNVVSGPTQGTLSGSAPNLIYTPASPYYVGPDSFTFTVNDGMIGSTPATVSITITAPVNSAPIVNAGIDQTIILSASAYLNGSATDDGLPNPPAMLTYTWSKVTGPGTVTFENTSSPVTTATFSKGGGYTLRLTVSDGDLSSSDDIAVNVRRK